The following coding sequences lie in one Marinobacter sp. ANT_B65 genomic window:
- a CDS encoding ABC transporter substrate-binding protein produces the protein MQVGSRPDVVFLSPDDSPFWHMVSGFMTEVAADLDLNLEVLLDRNGHRYSYLQIADDVLSRENKPDYLVFMCKEQVTTRMLRYANEVGVKVFTFNTGIPDATRASVGLPRETLPNWIGHVMSDDAAAGRNLAILLEQQSQRLGLIGPGQPVPLIALSGTLDSSAAKDRQQGLMSTVDASQSKLLQLVDAEWDRELAAVKTLVLLRRHPQATGIWSASDGMALGAVKAARKAGRLPGKDVVIGGFDWEPEALAAIRSGDLAVSFGRHFMGGGLVLLLLHDYHYGFDFSDDRSSTVLSYQLQPADINNVDIIEKIMDREQWRSVDFSRFSRVSEPEKSESRPGADELINEFTNALIEAYSISVSRLLLGPCMSSAPDSGNR, from the coding sequence GTGCAGGTTGGTTCGCGCCCTGACGTTGTTTTTTTGTCGCCTGATGATTCCCCTTTCTGGCACATGGTTTCCGGTTTCATGACAGAAGTGGCTGCGGATCTGGACCTGAATCTTGAGGTTCTGTTGGACCGCAATGGTCACCGTTACAGTTACCTCCAGATAGCTGACGATGTGCTCAGTCGTGAAAACAAACCCGACTATCTTGTGTTCATGTGCAAGGAGCAGGTAACCACCCGAATGCTCAGGTACGCCAATGAGGTGGGTGTTAAGGTTTTCACATTTAATACTGGAATTCCGGACGCCACCAGGGCCTCCGTCGGGCTGCCGAGAGAAACGCTGCCTAACTGGATTGGGCACGTGATGTCTGACGATGCTGCCGCGGGTCGCAATTTAGCGATCCTTCTTGAACAGCAGTCCCAACGTCTGGGCCTGATCGGGCCGGGGCAGCCGGTACCGCTGATTGCACTCTCCGGAACCCTTGATTCATCCGCTGCCAAAGACCGGCAGCAAGGGCTTATGAGCACTGTTGATGCCAGTCAAAGCAAGCTTTTGCAGTTGGTGGATGCAGAGTGGGATCGCGAACTTGCCGCAGTGAAGACTCTGGTATTGCTACGTCGTCATCCGCAGGCCACAGGGATCTGGAGTGCCAGTGACGGGATGGCGCTGGGAGCTGTTAAAGCCGCAAGGAAGGCAGGAAGACTACCAGGCAAGGATGTTGTGATCGGTGGTTTCGACTGGGAACCCGAGGCACTTGCGGCGATCCGTAGCGGTGACCTTGCGGTTAGTTTTGGTCGCCATTTTATGGGCGGCGGTCTGGTCCTCCTGCTATTGCACGACTATCACTACGGGTTCGATTTTTCGGACGACAGGTCGTCAACTGTGCTTAGTTACCAGCTCCAGCCTGCCGACATAAACAACGTTGATATAATTGAGAAAATTATGGATCGTGAGCAATGGAGAAGCGTGGATTTCAGCCGTTTCAGCCGTGTGTCTGAGCCCGAAAAATCTGAAAGCAGGCCAGGCGCCGATGAACTGATAAACGAATTCACCAATGCTCTCATTGAGGCTTACTCGATATCCGTTTCCAGGCTGCTGCTCGGCCCCTGCATGAGTTCTGCACCCGACTCCGGGAACAGGTGA
- the ahpF gene encoding alkyl hydroperoxide reductase subunit F — protein MLDANIKQQLKAYMEKLQQPIELVAAYDDSDKSQELKQLLEEIEPMSSKISLRTEESNDVRRPSFAINRIGSDTGVRFAGIPMGHEFTSLVLALLQVGGHPSKASQEVIEQIQQLDGDYEFETYFSLSCQNCPDVVQALNLMSVLNPGVRHTAIDGALFQDEVEKREVMAVPSVYLNGEPWGQGRMTLEEIVARLDTRSDEKEAGKINEKDTFEVLVIGGGPAGSAAAIYAARKGISTGIAADRFGGQVADTMGIENLISVPYTEGPKLVSAMEQHVKEYDVDIMNMQHAEKLIPATRRGMPHEIRLANGASLKARTVVLSTGARWRPLGVPGEDEYRNKGVAYCPHCDGPLFKGKHVAVVGGGNSGVEAAIDLAGIVGHVTLIEFGAEMRADEVLQKKLRSLNNVDIITSGQTTEVIGENGKVSGLTYTDRNTGESHRVALEGVFVQIGLVPNTEWLKGDIELSQHGEIIINDRNETSIPGVFAAGDATTVPYKQIVISMGEGAKAALSAFDFLIRNSVE, from the coding sequence ATGTTGGACGCCAATATCAAGCAGCAACTGAAAGCTTACATGGAAAAACTGCAGCAGCCGATTGAGCTTGTAGCTGCCTATGACGATAGTGATAAGTCCCAGGAGTTAAAGCAGCTTCTGGAAGAAATCGAACCCATGTCCAGCAAAATCAGTTTGCGCACCGAGGAGTCGAATGATGTACGTCGGCCATCCTTTGCGATAAACCGCATTGGCAGCGATACAGGTGTTCGCTTTGCCGGCATCCCTATGGGGCATGAGTTTACGTCACTGGTTTTGGCTCTGCTACAGGTGGGCGGACACCCCTCAAAGGCGTCGCAGGAGGTTATTGAGCAGATTCAGCAACTGGACGGCGACTATGAATTTGAAACCTACTTTTCCTTGTCCTGCCAGAACTGTCCTGACGTTGTTCAGGCCCTGAATCTGATGAGTGTTCTTAACCCTGGCGTCCGGCACACAGCTATTGACGGGGCCCTGTTTCAGGATGAAGTGGAAAAGCGTGAGGTGATGGCGGTTCCCAGTGTTTACCTGAACGGCGAGCCCTGGGGCCAGGGACGTATGACACTGGAAGAGATAGTTGCCAGGCTGGACACCAGGTCTGACGAAAAAGAAGCCGGGAAGATCAACGAAAAAGATACTTTTGAAGTGCTGGTGATCGGTGGCGGCCCTGCTGGCTCAGCGGCGGCCATATATGCTGCCCGAAAAGGTATTTCTACAGGTATTGCAGCTGATCGCTTTGGTGGTCAGGTTGCCGACACTATGGGTATCGAAAACCTGATTTCTGTTCCCTATACCGAAGGTCCGAAACTGGTTTCGGCGATGGAACAGCACGTCAAAGAGTACGACGTGGATATCATGAATATGCAGCACGCCGAAAAGCTTATCCCGGCCACCCGGCGCGGGATGCCCCATGAGATCCGTCTGGCAAACGGTGCATCGCTCAAGGCCCGCACGGTTGTTTTGTCTACCGGCGCTCGCTGGCGCCCGCTGGGTGTCCCGGGTGAAGATGAATACCGTAACAAAGGTGTGGCGTACTGCCCGCACTGTGACGGACCTTTGTTCAAAGGCAAACATGTTGCAGTGGTTGGTGGCGGTAACTCCGGCGTGGAAGCGGCCATCGACCTGGCGGGTATTGTCGGCCATGTCACGCTGATTGAGTTCGGTGCTGAAATGCGGGCTGACGAGGTGCTGCAGAAGAAACTTCGGAGTCTGAACAATGTGGACATTATCACCTCTGGCCAGACCACCGAAGTGATTGGTGAAAATGGCAAGGTCAGTGGTCTGACCTACACGGATCGCAACACAGGCGAAAGCCATCGCGTGGCTCTTGAAGGTGTATTTGTTCAGATTGGCCTGGTGCCCAATACCGAGTGGCTTAAAGGTGATATAGAGCTGAGCCAGCATGGTGAGATCATCATTAATGACCGTAACGAAACATCTATCCCCGGTGTCTTCGCGGCCGGTGACGCAACGACTGTGCCCTACAAGCAGATTGTGATCTCCATGGGTGAAGGGGCCAAGGCGGCTTTGAGTGCCTTCGATTTCCTGATCCGTAATTCTGTTGAGTAA
- a CDS encoding DUF3581 domain-containing protein: MFPDRFHSVQDGRVHISASQASLFAKEVAGDFNPIHDPDARRFCVPGDLLFAVVVARFGLSRNMTFQFRALLGGGVPLEFRENDDETIEVCDQNGKVYLEVTRSGEVTRDRQVIEEFVRCYVAASGKNFPHTLKPLMESKGVMFNPDRPMVMYASMSLTLDSLDAASPELELHNADLEANGKRGNVTLEYRLLSNGNSVGEVTKHLVLGSLRPYCQDAMAEVIEEFYRLKARGSRYGVDTASS; the protein is encoded by the coding sequence ATGTTTCCAGACCGTTTTCACTCAGTCCAGGACGGACGCGTACATATTTCTGCATCCCAGGCCAGCCTGTTCGCCAAGGAAGTAGCGGGAGATTTCAATCCGATTCACGACCCTGATGCCCGCCGGTTCTGCGTTCCCGGAGACTTGCTTTTTGCAGTAGTGGTCGCGCGTTTCGGGCTTTCCCGCAACATGACATTCCAGTTTCGTGCGTTGCTGGGTGGCGGCGTACCTCTGGAGTTCCGGGAAAACGATGACGAAACCATTGAAGTGTGCGACCAGAATGGCAAAGTCTATCTGGAAGTAACACGCAGTGGCGAGGTAACCCGGGACAGGCAGGTTATCGAAGAATTTGTTCGCTGCTACGTGGCAGCCTCCGGCAAGAACTTCCCTCACACTCTGAAGCCACTGATGGAATCGAAAGGTGTGATGTTCAACCCGGATCGCCCCATGGTGATGTATGCGAGCATGAGCCTTACCCTGGACAGTCTGGATGCCGCCTCTCCGGAACTGGAACTGCATAACGCAGACCTGGAAGCGAATGGCAAGCGCGGCAATGTCACGCTTGAGTACCGACTGCTCTCCAACGGCAACTCCGTGGGAGAAGTGACGAAACATCTGGTATTGGGCAGTCTTCGACCCTATTGCCAGGATGCCATGGCGGAAGTGATAGAAGAGTTCTATCGCCTGAAAGCGCGTGGATCCCGGTATGGTGTCGATACCGCCAGTTCCTGA
- a CDS encoding cation-translocating P-type ATPase, with product MASQRSPKEPVSSYRLSPDAVIDALGSNKHQGLDDHEARHRLEQDGPNELTAARPVPGWRKLLAQFTDTLVILLLLAAAISVGLWLIERDSPLPYEAIAILAIVLFNAAMGYIQQARAEQAVAELQQMSAAQARVIRGGQQQSIPATRLVPGDIILVEEGDTVPADCRLIQSISLQTSEAALTGESLPESKDPETIISDAPVGDRQNMIFSGTTVTYGRGTAVVTATGMQSQMGRIAGMLEQAPPETTPLQKDLARVGRMLGLAVIAIAVVMIFTIILAEHVTSFSTLFDVLILGVALAVAAVPEGLPAIVTAVLALGVQRMARRNAIVRHLAAVETLGAANVIASDKTGTLTRNEMTVRAIVTASGRITLGGTGYEPTGDITVHDTSPSNSAETISEPLRMELERALTVGDRATNAVLQESRGQWTVQGDPTEGALVVAARKAGLTEAILDARYDRVGEVPFSSERKMMSTLHTDSQRKGYIQVFTKGAPDVLLGRCNRERVGDSSRALTPERRTSILQANEELAGEALRTLGVAARYIPEEGFEPDDIDEDLEEDLIFVGLIGMIDPPREEAKAAVAHARSAGIRPVMITGDHPVTAAVIGKELGICTDGRAVTGAEIDAMTDEVLLRTVEEVSVYARVNPEHKLRIVKALQNGKNIVAMTGDGVNDAPALKTADIGVAMGITGTDVSRKASDIILADDNFATIVAAVEEGRAIFANIRKFLRYLLSSNIGEVMTMFFGVLLADTLGLTTNGAGLALPLLATQILWINMVSDGAPALALGLDPGDREAMTRPPRSRNEGVLTLTMWAGIVFVGIITAAGTLLVLDASMPGGLIPGTGSLSYGQTMAFTTLVLFSLFTVFISRSDEQSAFAGLLSNLWLWAAVGVSLLLQIAVVYLPFLQKAFSTVSLSLEDWLFCTAIASSVLWLRELTKLITRRRKKGTGSSTAPCSGH from the coding sequence ATGGCCAGCCAACGCTCACCAAAAGAGCCGGTTTCCTCTTACCGGCTATCTCCCGACGCCGTCATTGATGCTCTGGGGAGCAATAAACACCAAGGCCTTGATGACCATGAAGCCCGGCACCGCCTGGAACAGGATGGCCCGAACGAATTAACAGCCGCCAGGCCCGTGCCAGGCTGGCGAAAACTACTCGCCCAGTTCACCGACACCCTGGTTATTCTGCTTTTGCTCGCTGCGGCCATCTCTGTAGGCCTGTGGCTGATAGAGCGAGACTCCCCTCTTCCTTATGAAGCCATTGCAATTCTGGCCATTGTTCTCTTTAACGCCGCCATGGGCTATATCCAGCAGGCGCGTGCAGAACAGGCAGTGGCAGAACTGCAGCAAATGTCTGCCGCCCAGGCCCGGGTAATACGGGGTGGCCAGCAGCAAAGCATTCCGGCGACCCGGCTGGTGCCCGGTGATATTATCCTTGTTGAAGAAGGCGACACGGTTCCGGCGGATTGCCGGCTGATTCAGTCCATTTCCCTGCAAACCTCCGAAGCAGCCCTGACTGGTGAAAGCCTTCCGGAATCCAAAGACCCTGAAACCATCATCAGCGACGCCCCTGTCGGCGATCGCCAGAATATGATTTTCAGCGGCACCACGGTTACCTATGGTCGTGGCACTGCGGTGGTAACAGCAACTGGCATGCAATCACAGATGGGCCGGATTGCGGGCATGCTGGAACAAGCTCCACCTGAGACCACCCCCTTGCAGAAGGATCTGGCCCGGGTCGGCAGAATGCTGGGGCTGGCAGTCATCGCGATTGCAGTGGTGATGATTTTCACCATTATCCTGGCAGAGCACGTCACCAGTTTTTCTACCCTGTTCGATGTACTTATTCTTGGTGTGGCTCTGGCCGTAGCCGCAGTGCCTGAGGGTTTACCGGCCATAGTAACGGCCGTCCTCGCCCTTGGCGTGCAGCGTATGGCCCGCCGTAATGCCATTGTCCGACACCTGGCTGCCGTGGAAACACTGGGGGCGGCCAATGTGATCGCTTCCGACAAGACAGGCACTCTCACCCGCAACGAAATGACCGTGCGAGCCATAGTGACAGCCAGTGGACGGATAACACTGGGGGGCACAGGGTATGAGCCAACAGGTGATATTACCGTGCATGACACCTCCCCAAGTAATAGTGCTGAGACTATCAGTGAGCCTTTGCGTATGGAGCTGGAGCGGGCTCTGACCGTGGGCGACCGTGCAACCAATGCCGTTCTGCAGGAAAGCCGGGGCCAGTGGACTGTTCAGGGTGACCCGACCGAAGGTGCACTGGTGGTTGCGGCACGCAAAGCCGGGCTGACAGAAGCCATACTGGACGCTCGCTACGACCGGGTTGGTGAAGTGCCGTTTTCTTCAGAACGCAAAATGATGTCCACACTTCACACCGACAGCCAGCGCAAAGGGTATATCCAGGTATTTACCAAGGGCGCGCCGGATGTTCTTCTCGGCCGCTGTAACCGCGAGCGCGTGGGTGACAGCAGTCGCGCACTGACACCAGAGCGTCGTACCAGTATTCTGCAAGCCAACGAAGAACTGGCCGGTGAGGCACTTCGCACTCTGGGTGTTGCCGCGAGGTATATTCCGGAAGAGGGCTTTGAGCCGGATGATATCGATGAGGACCTCGAAGAGGATCTGATATTCGTTGGCCTTATTGGCATGATCGACCCCCCTCGGGAAGAAGCGAAAGCTGCCGTTGCACACGCCCGCTCAGCAGGTATCCGACCAGTGATGATCACCGGCGACCACCCGGTTACAGCCGCTGTTATCGGCAAAGAGCTGGGCATCTGCACGGATGGCCGCGCTGTTACCGGGGCAGAAATAGATGCCATGACGGATGAGGTTCTGCTACGGACGGTAGAGGAAGTCTCCGTTTATGCCAGAGTTAACCCGGAGCATAAACTGCGGATAGTAAAAGCTCTTCAGAACGGGAAAAACATCGTCGCTATGACCGGCGATGGCGTGAACGACGCGCCCGCTCTGAAGACCGCAGATATTGGCGTTGCCATGGGTATTACCGGCACGGATGTGTCACGCAAGGCCTCGGATATCATTCTGGCAGACGACAACTTCGCCACCATTGTTGCAGCCGTCGAGGAAGGCCGGGCTATTTTCGCGAACATCCGCAAATTCCTGCGTTACCTGCTGTCTTCAAACATCGGCGAGGTAATGACCATGTTTTTCGGTGTACTTCTGGCTGATACGCTCGGTCTGACCACAAACGGCGCAGGCCTGGCCCTGCCCCTGTTGGCGACCCAGATCCTCTGGATCAACATGGTAAGCGATGGTGCTCCAGCTCTGGCACTCGGACTGGACCCAGGCGACCGGGAAGCAATGACCAGACCACCAAGATCCCGGAATGAAGGTGTGCTCACACTCACTATGTGGGCAGGAATTGTTTTCGTTGGCATTATTACCGCAGCTGGCACGCTCCTCGTACTCGACGCCTCCATGCCCGGCGGCCTGATCCCGGGCACCGGCAGTCTCTCCTATGGCCAGACCATGGCCTTCACTACTCTGGTGTTGTTCTCACTGTTTACCGTCTTTATTTCGCGGTCCGACGAGCAAAGCGCCTTCGCTGGACTCTTGTCCAATCTCTGGTTATGGGCGGCGGTGGGCGTGTCACTGTTACTGCAAATAGCTGTGGTCTACCTGCCCTTCCTGCAGAAAGCCTTTTCCACCGTCAGCCTCAGCCTTGAGGACTGGCTATTCTGCACAGCCATTGCCAGCTCCGTATTATGGCTGCGGGAACTGACCAAGCTGATCACCCGCCGGCGCAAAAAAGGCACTGGCAGCAGCACTGCCCCTTGCAGCGGGCATTAA
- the ahpC gene encoding alkyl hydroperoxide reductase subunit C, producing the protein MGVINSEIKPFNATAFKQGEFVEISEADVKGKWSVFFFYPADFTFVCPTELGDVADKYEELQKMGVEVFSVSTDTHFTHKAWHDSSETIGKIQYYMVGDQNGTITNNFGVMREGQGLADRATFLIDPDGVIQAMEITAEGIGRDASDLMRKVKAAQYVRNHPGEVCPAKWKEGEATLSPSLDLVGKI; encoded by the coding sequence ATGGGCGTGATCAACAGCGAAATCAAACCGTTTAACGCAACCGCTTTCAAACAGGGCGAGTTCGTTGAAATTTCTGAAGCAGATGTGAAAGGCAAGTGGTCTGTATTCTTCTTCTACCCGGCTGACTTTACCTTCGTGTGCCCTACTGAACTGGGCGACGTTGCTGACAAGTATGAAGAACTGCAGAAGATGGGCGTTGAAGTGTTCTCTGTTTCCACAGACACCCACTTCACCCACAAAGCCTGGCACGATAGCTCTGAAACTATTGGCAAAATCCAGTACTACATGGTCGGTGACCAGAACGGTACCATCACCAACAACTTTGGTGTGATGCGTGAAGGCCAGGGCCTGGCGGACCGTGCTACTTTCCTGATCGATCCTGATGGTGTAATCCAGGCAATGGAAATCACTGCAGAAGGTATTGGCCGCGATGCGTCTGACCTGATGCGTAAAGTGAAAGCTGCTCAGTACGTGCGCAACCATCCGGGTGAAGTCTGCCCGGCCAAGTGGAAGGAAGGCGAAGCAACTCTGTCTCCTTCACTGGATCTGGTTGGCAAGATCTAA
- a CDS encoding TRAP transporter large permease, which produces MSPDLLMIGGFLLALLLGVPVAIALGFGGLVGIVSGLSPDMLATFGTNTYNSVAKYPLIAIPLFILTGLIFERAGVAASLVRFAQAIIGPRHGSLTVVAVLVCLIMGGMSGSGPADAAAVAMVMLPSMRKAGYPQPFSAALIAASSSTAILIPPSIALILYSIVVPGVDLRALFAAGLFPGILAGLSLLVPALYLARKFGWESPETSERPPFWPSFKAALPALFAPIIILGGLRSGLFTPTEAAVVAVAYGIIVGSFVYRNLSLRSLFDLMTDAAVTSGVVMLIIALAGIFAWAGTTLGTFQHLADALLSLSENGWVLLGLVMVLVLIAGMLLDAVSIYLILIPIVLPLMNHFGWNPVWFGILLAMNIAIGQFTPPVAVNLMVTTRIANIRLEHTIGWALIFIAAMSVSLILVALMPGIALWLPEKLGYVVGPW; this is translated from the coding sequence ATGAGTCCTGACCTGTTGATGATCGGCGGCTTCCTGCTGGCGTTGTTGTTGGGTGTTCCCGTAGCCATCGCGTTGGGGTTTGGTGGGCTCGTGGGCATTGTTTCCGGGTTGTCCCCCGACATGCTTGCCACCTTCGGTACCAACACTTATAACAGTGTGGCGAAGTACCCGCTTATCGCGATACCTCTGTTTATTCTTACCGGACTTATTTTTGAGCGCGCTGGAGTGGCCGCCAGTCTGGTGCGTTTTGCCCAGGCGATTATCGGCCCCCGTCACGGCAGCCTGACCGTTGTGGCCGTTCTCGTTTGCCTGATTATGGGCGGAATGAGCGGGTCCGGTCCGGCAGATGCGGCCGCAGTGGCTATGGTAATGCTGCCCAGCATGCGTAAGGCGGGTTACCCTCAGCCATTTTCCGCAGCGTTGATCGCCGCATCATCTTCTACCGCTATCCTGATTCCGCCTTCGATTGCGCTGATTCTCTATTCTATCGTGGTACCCGGTGTGGATTTGCGTGCGCTGTTTGCCGCCGGGCTGTTTCCGGGCATTCTGGCTGGTCTGTCCTTGCTGGTGCCGGCTCTGTATCTGGCCCGCAAGTTTGGCTGGGAAAGTCCGGAAACCTCTGAGCGCCCGCCTTTCTGGCCCAGCTTCAAGGCGGCATTACCAGCTCTTTTTGCCCCGATCATCATTCTGGGAGGTCTGCGCTCCGGGCTGTTTACGCCTACGGAAGCTGCTGTAGTTGCTGTGGCATACGGGATAATTGTGGGCAGCTTTGTATACCGCAACCTGAGCTTGCGCAGTTTGTTTGATCTGATGACCGACGCTGCTGTGACCTCTGGTGTGGTCATGCTGATCATTGCGCTAGCGGGCATTTTTGCGTGGGCAGGTACGACTCTGGGTACCTTCCAGCACCTGGCGGATGCGTTGCTGTCACTTTCCGAAAACGGCTGGGTGCTGTTGGGCCTGGTAATGGTACTGGTGCTGATTGCAGGCATGCTGCTTGATGCGGTGTCGATCTATCTGATCCTTATTCCAATTGTATTGCCGCTGATGAACCACTTTGGCTGGAATCCGGTGTGGTTTGGTATCCTGCTGGCCATGAACATTGCGATTGGCCAGTTTACGCCGCCTGTGGCCGTTAACTTGATGGTTACAACACGTATTGCGAATATTCGCCTGGAGCATACCATTGGCTGGGCGTTAATCTTCATTGCCGCAATGAGTGTGAGCCTCATACTGGTGGCGCTGATGCCGGGCATTGCGCTTTGGCTCCCGGAAAAACTCGGTTACGTTGTCGGGCCGTGGTAA
- a CDS encoding TRAP transporter small permease produces MSSRPPKFRPEAWLASVALITICVISLGNVIVRYTTDASFAFTEEFSVFLLVLLTFAGAAVAARNNQHIRIELIEHYLPPAALKGLFVLQWLTGVAVMGVTTWYGVIFAMQEYEWESLSPGLGLPNWIYVAWLPLMTAAIIFRMTQNLNDRLRGKKDPEVIHES; encoded by the coding sequence ATGTCCTCCCGACCCCCGAAGTTCCGGCCGGAAGCCTGGTTAGCGTCTGTGGCCCTGATTACGATTTGTGTGATCAGTCTTGGCAACGTGATTGTTCGCTACACCACTGATGCTTCCTTTGCGTTTACCGAAGAGTTTTCGGTGTTTCTTCTGGTGCTGCTCACTTTCGCCGGCGCAGCGGTAGCGGCCCGAAACAATCAGCACATACGAATTGAGCTGATCGAGCATTATCTGCCGCCGGCTGCTTTGAAAGGGCTGTTTGTACTGCAATGGCTTACAGGCGTGGCGGTTATGGGGGTGACTACCTGGTATGGCGTCATTTTTGCGATGCAGGAATACGAATGGGAGTCCCTGTCCCCGGGGTTAGGACTGCCAAACTGGATTTATGTGGCATGGTTGCCACTGATGACGGCGGCGATCATTTTCCGGATGACTCAAAACCTCAATGACCGCCTGCGTGGCAAGAAAGATCCGGAGGTAATCCATGAGTCCTGA